The DNA segment cgatataatatgtaaaagttacatattaaatttattattatgtcgaTTTTTTAACTATCATGTTAGTTtgtcatttattattttaatgggAGTGACCAAAATGCCTAAATTATGTAACGTGGgtgtttaaattgtaaaattttttttaagcacctcaaatgaatttttttatagttaagtgactatttgtacaatttataccCTTAATTTAATGCCTCTTATTGAAAGAAAGTTCGATTTTGTGTTCTGACATTGGCCTGAAATTCTAATCTATGTAATTTATGTTATCACAATGATACTCTACGTGgcaattcaaattaaatttatttaattaaaaatttattttcatcccAACAATTGGACATCTaaattggcatttaaaactcatttgaacTGTCACGTAGGACTCCCGTTAGGGAGTAACGGAGTTAATGGTACAATAGCCACttcataacaaaacgataacgtaagtgactaaaacgtaacatttcaaatgtaagtgactaaaatataatctaagataaataaaaagtgactatttttataattcaatcttAATTTAATCATCCACATTAACTAAATCTAATAAATTAATCACTCCTCCAAtccttttttagtttttttttccccttttttctttattttctgtctcctctccttttttttaatcTTCTACCTTGGCAATCATCGTCGACACTCCACTGTCTAGCCATCATCTATCACCCACAACCTCAAGTCACCCTTTTCGCAACTAAGCTTTGTCGATAAGCTCAACCGGCACCACCAATCCCCCTATTACTCATTATCAATCTCCTAATCACCATTTGCCTAAGCCCTTATCCAAATCATAAGAACCTACACTATCCCCTGTGAAATCTACCAAACATAAAAACACCATAACAATTCCCTAAATACCAACAACCATAAACACAACAGCACACCTAATaaccaaaaggaaaaagaaggggTCTCAAATCTAGCAAACCCAGAACATGAAAGAAGCAAAACAAAAAATGTCagtaagaaaaaatataaaaagtgagaaaaagaaaaatgagagaagaCGTAACTCCTTTCAGGTTCACGGTGGCTATTTGGATCGACGGTTTGATGTCGAAGAAGACGTCAAACGGTCATGGTAGCAACGCTTGCTGATGATGGTTCAACGGTAGCAGCAACGACATATTTGAGGGGGGTGATGGCTAGGGTTTCTAAACTAGAAGAGAGAAGATaaaggaagaaaggaaaaaaaataaaattaaagaaaaaagaactaGAAAAAGGAAGTGGGAGTATTATGATAATTTAAcagttaaatgatgaatttaatcaatttaattaacagcggtgattaaattaacaatttttttttaaataacaaaaataaaaatgacttatttttaaaATCACTAACGGgatattttacttaaaaaaaatgacaaatcaacattttttaacatttaacattactATTGTGTACAAGGGCAACACTGGGGCAGGCATTGGCCTCCAAAAAGGGTGAAATTATAGTTTAGtcccttaaaaaattttaaatttataaattaatataataataaaattatatttttacttctaaaaatgtaaaattcaagCAAAAAAAAAGTTTACTTCTCTCCTAATTgggtacaattatatatatagtttataattaaatgtACAATTCCGCAAGGTAATTtgacttttttatattatttttatgtaattattattaaggAAAAGAAATTTATCTAATTGTACTTTTGCTCTATTAAAACAATCTCATATTTAATAGTTGAACTTTGAATTGTTATATTATAGGACATTATTCTCAAAACATTTTTagcaaataacaaaattttacaacGAGTCCAAGCCACATTAAGAATAGTACTTCATAGAAGAAAACGTTTTGAAAATTCTTACAACTAGATTATGTGATAATCAGATTATTTCATCATACTAATTCAGTTAAGAATTtttgtataataaaaatataagattggaattactattttataaacttttttttttttggttacagAAGAAGAGGGCAATCTCCCAAAAGCATCACTCATGTCTTGTTGTGCTAGTTGAGCAATGTGATCCGCCACCATGTTCAACTCTCTAAAAACATGCCTCACCATGACCTCCCAATCCCATGGCCAATCACAGAACTCTCTTATACTCTGAACTAGAGCTAGCGGGCTTCTCCCGTTACCCTGGGCGCGCATTAATTAGTTGTACTAACAACTTTCCGAAATTAATCCGCAATCACAAGCTAGTCTCACTTCGAACAACATCCACACTTCTGATTGTTGCACTGAACACCGCCCAACACATTGGTTATACCCCTTTGTCCAGCTGCTAACACTATCCCTTAATACTCCGCCAACTTTGGCTATTCTGTTTGATCCAGCCGCACCACCGATATTTAATTTCACCCATCCTTTTGCCAGTGGACACCAGCCTACACTTTGATCTGGTTGAGGCCTCATTATAACCCTTCTTCAAGCTAGCAATGCCTTGCTCATGAGAGGCTTCTAGCAATGATGTCCACGTATGAAGTATCCTCACAAATGATTAAGCACTCATTTATTCCTCCTCTTCCACAAGTTCCAGCAAATTAAACTAAATGTAATACTCATTTCAATATTAATAACATCggatataaaattatcattttttttaatttcacaaacaAAATTAGAAGTTACCCATGtcttatttaattagtttatcaTTTTTCTaatactaatttttattttttcactacATCTTAAACGGAGTATGTGTCACTTACTCTGCTTGTAGAGtttaaattacattaaaatattttaaaaattttatttttatattttttaatgtcaAGTTTTAAGGACtaatctgattttttttattcaatgtttCATGGAATAGCCATCCTTTGATGATACAAAAGAATAGTTATTACGAGAAGATAAGTATTAGAGAAATAATGATCATTCCATTGAATGGGTATtacatttaatcaaataaatgaaTAGTTTACCATTCAATGAATAAGGAGGAAATAAACAtagtgttaaatttatttttcaaagaagtatAATTATAAGTATAATAGCTAATAATACACCCAAATAATTATAATCAAAACTAATTATTATAATTcacaatcaaataataaaaatatattcaaatttaaatcaaactaaaattgaaaaaatatagatAGATAATaggatttaaataaaataaaatatggaaataacCCAAATATGTTTTGCACAATATAAGACCCAACCCTGGGATTTCTAAGTTCCcgttgtttttatatatttttgactTGACCATAAAATTGGCCTTCAAAGTATATATGCACTCAAGTACCTAAAGTTTTTATTAATCGAAGGTGATACTGAAAGTTTGAaactataaattttatcttattttatctcaaaaTATAATACCAACCAATAAGAGTACGACAAGTGACATTTTTATTAGACATCGTACACTTTTTAAGTAAAATGAGATGCAATTGATAGTTTAAGTATCACTTTTCATTGTAAAAAAACTTTAAGTATCTAAATTTATAAAACAGTATAGTTTGAGGGAAAATATTGCAATTAAGCCTTTATTCTTTTATTGAGAAAAGCTTTAGAATTATTAATTCTTTTGTTAGGTAAAAATTGAAGGCAACCTAACTGATGgattttttaaattgataatatttttcaattttaatatgcCTTCCTTGTGAAAAGTtgtcaaattttttcaaaaatataataaagtatctgttttttttttcacttgattatttacttaaacttttaaaatacataaaaaaaagacTTTCAAATTGTTTTAAGAAAAGCAATTAAGTctctactcttttttttttgcatttaattAGGCACTTGAACTgctaaaatgcataaaaaaaaccctcaaactttttaaaaaaacaattaagcctttattttttttacactCGATTGGGTACATTAACAattgaccgttaaagttaaccatccataatttttttagttaaagccaCTCGTGTCACAACCACGATGTGacatgtaaaaaaaaatacaaaaaataaaaatcaataaaagttataaaaattattaaatttattaaaaataatataaaattcttaaaaattataaaattttataaaagtcataaaaaattataaaatgcatcaaaaaagctatttaaccattaactttaatgGTAACTTTAACAGGTGACCATTAAAGTTAATGACCCtcaattttatttagttaaagcCATCACATGTCAAAACATAACATGACATGtggtgaaaatgataaaaaaaaatcaataaaagttatagaaaaattataaaatgattcttttgatacgataatttttataatttttttactagttttatatttctttatttttttataattttcttatgactttataaaagtttataatttttttgataattttatatattttataattttttacgattttataaaagtttacaatttttatattttttatgatttttatggttttataatttttttgccaCATGTTATGTAGTGGTTGTGAGACatgatgactttaattgaaaaaaaattagtggCAGTTAACTTTAACAGTTAACTGTTAAAGTAtataattgagtgaaaaaaaaagtagggacttaattgctttttttgaaaaaatttgagagctttttttttatgtattttgacagttcaagtaaccaattgagtgaaaaaagaaaaaacaaaggtttaattttttatttttttaaaagtttgaggATTTTTTACCCATTAAAGcttttaatattaaaaagaataaaggaCTCAAAGGCCCAATTGTATGGACCGGATCCACaacaaacatacaaatttaatcCAGCCCGACCCGATCCAATAATTGTTcgttcaacttcaacccataaattagtcaaaataataaatgctcTACGAGTCTTGgccataatttcattttattctattttcttctctcgtataaatttaaagaaaaaaaaagaaaaaataaaaagaagtggGCTTTTTGTAGGTTAATTCTTCTAATATCTTATCCAAATTCATTTTCCGCTTATCTGAATTTTCCCCTCAATTTCCTGTTACTCATTGAATTTTTATTTGCAGATTTTGGACGGATCGCCCATGGAAATTGCTTCTGATGAAACCACCCGCATATGCAATCATTGGTACGTATTAATATTCGGTTTTCTTGAAATTGTGTATCTTTATGATTTTCTtttgtataattaattttaattcgtTGAACTTTTGATGCAATATTTTTTCTTGTCTTTCTGATCCCtgcctttttgtttctttattcatttattaGAAGAAATTTTCGAAATTTTCATTGTGGATGAATTCTTGTTGCCTGATTTGCCTGGAAATTTGTCTACTTGGAAATTAGTTCTTGCTTAAAAAGTTAAtagttgatttaattttatcaaatcaaGCTGGAAAGGGAATGACTTAGTTAAATTTCTTGCTTTGATATCTTTTAGAACCTCAAATTATGTTTGTTTGATGCGTTTATGATTGCAATCAGTTCATGTGATCAGGggtttcatctttttcaattgctgaaaatctattaaattatgaaaattttgctGGTATTTTGTACATTACAATATATTGTCGGAACCCTTTCTTGAGGATCTTTTATGCTTTTGGACTGTAATTACAATCTACTTGATGCTGAACTGCAAGCTTAGCAATATGTTGAATGAAGCTTTCAAATTCCTCTTTTTCCGTTTTATAACGAATGCTTGCTGTTGATATGGAACCTTCACATGTGCTTTGTTGTGTTCCTAACATAATTAGGATGCGGAATATAAGTTTTCGATCAAAGATACTGAGATGCATAGCTTTCCCTTTTTTATAGAAGATGTGCGTTTTTAGTTTTTGAATCCTGTTTTGATGCATGCCTTAGTTTTGAGGtggtttaataattaaattttatgttgCAATGATTTCTTTCATTAATCTAGTTGAATGAGGGTGGTCTTTTTTTTCCATATGAAATGGTATTGGAAAATTGCATGCCCTAGAAATTCTAATGagtaacttttttttcttttttaatgtttTCAGTGACAGGGCCATACCTTCTTCAAATATTGATTTGCATTATGCTCATTGCTCCCGGAATCTAGAAAAATGTAATGTTTGTGGTGATATGGTTCCAATAAGGCATGCTAAGGAACATTTCTTAAACACCCATGCTCCGGTATGGTTTAGGTCTTTTCTGATTGTTTATAATGAATCAATTTTTTAcctttcttctttactttttcTGATTTCCCTATCATTTTGATGCCTTTGATGCGGCTTGAGCTAGAAGCAATGAAACTCTTGACCCTTGGGTGTAGCTTAATAAACAGCAATACTAGATAGTATTCAAATCTTAAAATATGTTACAAATTTTCaaaagttgattttttaaaaaattcttttaaaatactttatttGGAAGAAAGCTTGGCAGAGGGATAACTAAGTTGTCACATTTGAATATCTTATTGGCATTGGATTTGTAGTTTATCTGTGAAAGCTAATCGAAAAAGCCTGGTTTCATTGATGGATATTTGAGTTGATAACTCCCCTCCCATTTCCCGATTTTGTTCTTCCATTTGAACTTCTTATTTTTACTTTGGTTCAGGTTTTGATGTCTCATTTTGGCATGAAGTACTACTTTCTCAGCTTGTAGTTATAACTTATTAGGTCTGAAGAATCTATCAACCACCAGAGGTTTAGTCAAGTGTAAACATTCACGAAATATTAAACAGTTAAATAAGTGGAACTATAGACTCCAACTAGTCCTTAAGTGATTGATAACAAATAGGGAGGTGCAGTTAACCAAGATTTGTTTAAACAAGTCACCAAGTTTATTGTTGGTTGATTCAATTTTGCTTTTGTGTCTTTTGGTAATGTGCAAGTGCATATCTACTTAAAAATCTCACATAATGCCTTATACTAAATTGATCATGCTATTGACTCATTATGTGAGCAGGTGGCTTGCTCATTGTGCAGTGCGACAATGGAACGTGGAAATCTAGATATACATAAAGGTGAAAGTTGCCCCCAGAGGATTGTTAATTGTGAGTTTTGTGAGTTTCCGTTGCCTGCTATTGATCTGGCTGAGCATCAGGTACTAATTATGAATAATTTTGAATGAAAGGATTCATATTATATGTGTTAGGAGAAATTTTTACAATATTGTGTTGCTTTGTGATTTTAGGAAGTCTGTGGGAACCGGACAGAGATGTGTTATCAATGTAACAGATACATTAGACTGAGAGAAAGATATAACCATGCAAGTAGGTGCACTGGTATTGCAGAAAACAATGTGGAATCTTCCAGGTACATACACTGTTTACCTTTAGAGTGTTTTGTAGATGCACTAATTCAGTCATGACCTGACATAGTGCATAATTTAACTTTTACCTTTAAGAGTGTTTTGTAGATGCACTAATTCAGTCATGACCTGACATAGTGCATAATTTAACTTTGTTCCCGTCATCTGCATATCGATGGAACTTATCTCAGTGAAAGTACCATGTAGACCCTTGTACtaggagttggattgc comes from the Gossypium hirsutum isolate 1008001.06 chromosome A06, Gossypium_hirsutum_v2.1, whole genome shotgun sequence genome and includes:
- the LOC121230309 gene encoding XIAP-associated factor 1 is translated as MEIASDETTRICNHCDRAIPSSNIDLHYAHCSRNLEKCNVCGDMVPIRHAKEHFLNTHAPVACSLCSATMERGNLDIHKGESCPQRIVNCEFCEFPLPAIDLAEHQEVCGNRTEMCYQCNRYIRLRERYNHASRCTGIAENNVESSRNVRAPEREQGAPRRQPPEYSRKRLIFTIAVTGIAVLFGSLFFQKKAEASQVH